The Thermoflavifilum sp. genome contains a region encoding:
- a CDS encoding aspartate kinase encodes MKIMKFGGTSVGKPERMHAVARLILSEPEDKIVVLSALSGTTNTLVQISKALADGHRDQAKQIIDDLRKHYDAFCEGLLQTSEARVKARDIVNHHFEFLEIILKISFSEALERDILAQGELLSTQLFCTYLEEIQVPVVLLPALEFMYIDEYHEPVLAKIKTKLTALLQQYPDQHLFVTQGYICRNARGEVDNLKRGGSDYTASLIGAAVQASEIQIWTDIDGMHNNDPRVVKNTFPIERLSFDEAAELAYFGAKILHPASIWPAQFFNIPVRLLNTMQPEARGTLITDQATGEGVKAVAAKDGITAIKIKSSRMLLAYGFLRKVFEVFEKYRTPIDMITTSEVAVSLTIDQIVHLENIQRELEAYGSVEVEHDQTIIAIVGNEIVSQKAILKNMFAALEPIPLRMISYGGSRHNVSLLIHSTHKEQALRALNKGLFGLD; translated from the coding sequence GTGGTGCTTTCCGCACTTTCCGGCACAACCAACACGCTGGTGCAGATCAGCAAGGCGCTGGCCGATGGCCATCGCGATCAGGCCAAACAGATAATCGATGATTTGCGCAAACATTACGATGCATTCTGCGAAGGCCTGTTGCAAACATCCGAAGCTCGCGTGAAAGCCCGTGATATCGTGAATCATCATTTTGAATTTCTGGAAATTATCCTGAAGATTTCTTTCAGTGAAGCTCTGGAACGCGATATCCTGGCTCAGGGCGAATTACTTTCCACACAACTGTTTTGCACCTATCTGGAAGAAATTCAGGTGCCGGTGGTGTTGTTGCCTGCATTGGAATTCATGTATATCGATGAATATCACGAACCGGTGCTGGCCAAGATCAAAACAAAACTTACGGCATTATTGCAACAATATCCTGATCAACATCTGTTTGTCACGCAGGGATATATCTGTAGAAATGCCCGTGGTGAAGTGGATAACCTCAAGCGCGGAGGAAGTGATTACACCGCATCTCTGATTGGAGCCGCCGTTCAAGCTTCCGAAATACAAATATGGACCGACATCGATGGTATGCATAACAACGACCCGCGGGTGGTAAAAAACACGTTTCCGATTGAACGACTTTCGTTTGATGAAGCAGCGGAGCTGGCCTATTTCGGTGCGAAGATTCTGCACCCGGCTTCTATTTGGCCCGCTCAGTTCTTCAATATTCCAGTACGCTTGCTCAATACCATGCAACCCGAAGCCCGGGGTACACTGATCACCGATCAGGCCACGGGTGAGGGCGTAAAGGCCGTGGCTGCAAAAGACGGCATCACCGCGATCAAAATCAAATCGAGCCGCATGCTGCTGGCTTATGGATTTTTGAGAAAAGTATTTGAAGTATTTGAAAAATATCGTACGCCTATTGACATGATAACCACTTCTGAAGTGGCCGTGTCATTGACAATTGACCAGATTGTGCATCTGGAAAATATTCAACGCGAGCTGGAGGCCTACGGCAGCGTGGAAGTAGAGCACGATCAAACCATCATCGCTATTGTGGGGAATGAAATTGTTTCTCAGAAAGCTATTCTGAAAAATATGTTTGCAGCACTTGAGCCCATTCCTTTACGCATGATTTCTTATGGTGGCAGTCGGCATAACGTATCGTTGCTTATCCATAGTACTCACAAAGAGCAGGCCTTGCGTGCATTGAACAAAGGCCTGTTCGGGCTGGATTAA
- a CDS encoding bifunctional ADP-heptose synthase, translating into MSFDNLFRQFHQCKVLVIGDVMLDVYWWGGVERISPEAPVPIVSLQRKEVRPGGAANVAINAVALGAEVYMIGIVGNDPEGQQLIACLEQQGLNTWGMMRSAERCTTSKTRIISRNQQMLRLDHEQIHDLSSQEKQVLLDKVDHILQHMRPDVVIFEDYDKGLLSPDVIRQVIDSCKRLQIPICVDPKKKNFWAYEGVTVFKPNLKEVKEGLHLDDCPVDQQHLMHMHGLLQNRLHHEYSLITLSEKGVFCSNGQQHWLIPSHLRNIADVSGAGDTVIATAALVWATTHNPRLMAEMANIAGGLVCEQVGVVPVDPQRLQTECEQLLGGISFFT; encoded by the coding sequence ATGTCGTTCGATAACTTGTTTCGGCAATTTCATCAATGTAAGGTGCTGGTGATTGGCGATGTGATGCTTGATGTGTACTGGTGGGGTGGGGTGGAACGGATTTCACCGGAAGCCCCCGTGCCCATTGTATCCCTGCAGCGCAAAGAAGTGCGGCCGGGTGGAGCGGCTAATGTAGCCATCAATGCAGTGGCCCTGGGTGCAGAGGTGTACATGATTGGCATCGTGGGAAATGATCCGGAAGGGCAACAGTTGATAGCTTGTTTGGAACAGCAGGGCTTAAACACCTGGGGCATGATGCGGTCTGCCGAACGATGCACCACCAGCAAAACCCGAATCATCAGCCGAAACCAGCAGATGCTGCGCCTTGATCATGAGCAAATTCATGATCTATCATCTCAGGAAAAACAGGTCTTACTGGATAAGGTCGATCATATCTTGCAGCACATGCGTCCGGATGTCGTGATCTTTGAAGATTATGATAAAGGCCTGCTTTCGCCCGATGTGATCCGGCAAGTGATTGATAGTTGCAAACGATTACAGATACCCATCTGTGTAGATCCCAAGAAAAAAAACTTCTGGGCATACGAAGGGGTTACCGTGTTTAAACCTAATTTAAAAGAAGTAAAGGAAGGATTGCATCTCGATGATTGTCCGGTTGATCAGCAGCATTTGATGCACATGCATGGCCTGCTGCAAAACCGATTACATCATGAATATTCATTGATCACACTTTCAGAAAAAGGAGTTTTTTGTAGCAATGGTCAGCAGCACTGGTTAATACCCTCACACCTTCGCAATATTGCAGATGTGAGTGGTGCCGGCGATACGGTGATTGCTACGGCAGCGCTGGTTTGGGCAACTACACATAACCCCCGGCTGATGGCCGAAATGGCGAATATTGCAGGCGGACTGGTATGCGAGCAGGTGGGTGTGGTGCCCGTCGATCCGCAACGGCTGCAAACCGAATGTGAACAACTGCTCGGAGGTATTTCATTTTTTACCTGA
- a CDS encoding OmpH family outer membrane protein codes for MKWTLSAILNIVLLIAVAVLFYLHFHHKVSHPAVHAVADTLSAPQFAYVNMDTLQAHYAYFKEKRAQLEAQQARMEKELQQDVQQLQREYTQLQQKAPTMTQTEGEAAQQKLLQHQQQLQAKQEAMRQQLLAQQQAFQDSLQQELHTFLQRYNADKHYQFIFSYASGASDILYANPAQDITRDVIEGLNALHATK; via the coding sequence ATGAAATGGACATTATCTGCAATCCTCAATATTGTTTTACTGATTGCCGTAGCTGTTTTATTTTACCTGCATTTTCATCACAAAGTTTCACATCCAGCTGTGCATGCCGTTGCAGATACCCTATCTGCACCGCAATTTGCTTATGTGAACATGGATACATTGCAGGCTCATTATGCTTATTTCAAAGAAAAACGTGCTCAGCTGGAAGCCCAGCAGGCAAGAATGGAGAAGGAGCTTCAGCAGGATGTGCAGCAATTACAAAGAGAATATACACAATTACAGCAGAAAGCTCCGACGATGACGCAAACCGAAGGCGAGGCTGCCCAACAAAAACTCTTGCAGCACCAACAACAATTGCAAGCCAAACAGGAAGCCATGCGACAGCAATTGCTGGCCCAGCAGCAAGCTTTTCAGGACAGTCTGCAGCAAGAGCTTCATACCTTTTTGCAACGATATAATGCTGATAAACATTATCAATTCATTTTTTCCTATGCCAGCGGTGCATCAGATATTCTTTACGCCAATCCTGCTCAGGATATCACACGCGATGTAATTGAAGGGCTTAATGCCTTGCATGCTACCAAATAA
- a CDS encoding amino acid permease, with translation MADRYSSSGAQFQRSLRLIDGIMLVSGVMIGSGIFIVSAEIARTVGGAGYFMLVWVLSGVMTVIGAVSYGELSGMFPHAGGQYVYLRESLHPLVGFLYGWAFFLVIETGTIAAVAVAFAKYTAYLLPQIGEDHILWQMGSFAVNRAQLLAIAMILVLTYVNTRGIRTGKWIQFIFTLTKILALLLLVVLGLWIGFEPQVWRANWQQAWHASQLVSEHGQSIWQPSTGIQLIGLTAVAMVGALFSSDAWNSVTFIAAEIKKPEKNIGRSMFLGTLLVTVIYVLCNVMYAGVLPMQEIATAPADRVASVAAGHFLGAIGAGIIAVMIMISTFGCNNGLVLSGARVYYTMAGDGLFFSSAGKLNEKGVPETALWMQGIWASLLCISGKYSDLLNYVIFVVLIFYVLTIMGIIRLRKIRPDQYRPYRVFGYPYLPILYILMAICICISLLWLRPDYTWPGLIIVLIGIPVYYGFIRSHSKSSSVRSQTNT, from the coding sequence ATGGCAGACAGATATTCATCATCGGGTGCACAATTTCAACGATCGCTGCGGTTGATTGATGGCATCATGCTGGTATCCGGAGTCATGATTGGCTCCGGAATTTTTATTGTGAGTGCCGAAATTGCCCGTACGGTGGGCGGAGCGGGATATTTCATGCTGGTATGGGTGCTTTCGGGCGTGATGACGGTGATTGGTGCCGTGAGCTATGGTGAATTATCGGGTATGTTTCCGCATGCCGGTGGCCAGTATGTGTATTTACGCGAATCCCTTCATCCGCTGGTGGGATTTCTCTATGGGTGGGCTTTTTTCCTGGTCATTGAAACGGGAACCATTGCAGCTGTGGCCGTAGCTTTTGCGAAATATACCGCCTATTTACTGCCGCAGATAGGAGAAGATCATATCCTCTGGCAAATGGGCTCGTTTGCCGTCAATCGTGCACAATTGCTGGCTATTGCTATGATTTTGGTTTTAACCTATGTAAATACAAGAGGCATTCGCACGGGCAAGTGGATTCAGTTTATTTTTACCTTGACCAAGATTCTTGCGCTTTTATTGTTAGTTGTGCTCGGGCTCTGGATAGGCTTTGAGCCGCAGGTATGGCGGGCAAACTGGCAGCAAGCTTGGCATGCTTCTCAACTCGTATCTGAACATGGGCAAAGCATCTGGCAGCCTTCGACAGGTATACAGCTCATCGGTTTAACCGCTGTGGCTATGGTGGGGGCGCTTTTTTCCAGTGATGCATGGAATAGTGTAACCTTTATTGCAGCCGAAATCAAAAAACCTGAAAAAAATATTGGCAGGAGCATGTTTTTAGGTACGTTGCTGGTAACGGTGATCTATGTGCTGTGTAATGTAATGTATGCGGGTGTATTACCCATGCAGGAGATAGCCACGGCACCCGCTGATCGGGTGGCTTCGGTTGCTGCAGGGCATTTTCTGGGTGCCATCGGAGCAGGCATCATTGCCGTCATGATCATGATTTCTACATTTGGTTGTAATAATGGATTGGTGTTGAGCGGTGCACGTGTTTATTATACCATGGCGGGTGATGGATTGTTTTTTTCATCGGCCGGCAAACTAAATGAGAAAGGTGTTCCGGAAACCGCTTTATGGATGCAGGGTATCTGGGCCAGCTTGCTTTGCATTTCAGGTAAATACAGCGATTTATTGAACTATGTGATTTTCGTGGTGTTGATTTTTTATGTGCTTACCATCATGGGCATTATCCGCCTTCGGAAAATCAGGCCTGATCAATATCGTCCCTATCGTGTGTTCGGGTATCCCTATTTGCCGATATTGTATATCCTCATGGCCATCTGCATCTGTATTTCGCTACTCTGGCTCAGACCCGATTATACCTGGCCTGGGCTCATCATTGTATTGATTGGCATTCCCGTATATTACGGTTTTATTCGCAGTCATTCCAAATCTTCATCTGTTCGATCCCAAACAAATACTTGA